The region AAGAAGATCAGGGAGTTTTCAATAAAGCACAGCATCACCCATTTCTATGAAGGTGGGCAATGCGGCGTAGAGCATGCCCTGCTCCCTGAAGCAGGCCTCGTGCTTCCCGGTGATCTGGTGATAGGGGCTGATAGTCATACCTGCACATATGGGGCCCTTGGTGCCTTTGCAACAGGGATGGGCAGCACCGATATTACCTACGGTATGGTTACCGGCCGTACCTGGTTAAAGGTCCCTGAAAATATCAAGTTTATATGTCATGGAAAATGGCAGGAGTGGGTTACCGGAAAAGACCTTATCCTCCATATAATAGGAAAGATAGGGGTGGATGGCGCCCTCTATGCGTCTATGGAGTTTGACGGCGAGGCAATTGCAGCCCTTTCCATGGATTCACGCTTTACAATCGCTAACATGGCTATTGAGGCAGGCGGAAAGAATGGAATATTCAAGGTAGATGAAAAGACACTTGAATATGTAAAGGAGAGAAGCATGAGGCCCTATAGGGTTTTTGAGAGCGATAAAGATGCAAAATACAGGGAAGTTTATGAGATTGATGCAGGCAGCATCGGTCTCAACGTTGCCTGCCCGTCGCTGCCTTCCAATGTTAAAAACGTGGATGAGTTGAAAGGCGTACATGTTGATCAGGTAATAATTGGTTCATGTACAAACGGGCGTATTGAAGACCTGGAGATTGCGGCCCGGATATTAAAAGGAAGAAAAACGGCAAAGCATACGAGGTGCATTGTTATACCTGCCACACCGAAGATATATGCGGAAGCCTTAAAGCGCGGGTTTTTTGAGGTTTTTCTTGAGGCGGAATGTATTATATCGCCTCCGACATGCGGTCCATGCCTTGGCGGACATATGGGCATACTTGCAAAAGGCGAAAGGGCAGTGGCAACAACAAATAGAAATTTTATCGGAAGGATGGGGCATCCCGAAAGTGAGGTTTATCTTTCAGGTCCTGCAGTCGCTGCGGCAAGCGCTATCAAAGGCGAGATTGCACATCCACGGGAGGTCTTATGATACTCAAAGGAAGGGTATGGAAGTTTGGAGACAATATTGATACGGATATTATCATACCGGCACGATACCTTGCGATAACCGATCCGAAGGCGCTGGGAGAGCATTGTATGGAACCGCTGGCGCCGTTATTTCACAAAGAAGTAAAACCGGGAGACATCATTGTCGGCGG is a window of Pseudomonadota bacterium DNA encoding:
- the leuC gene encoding 3-isopropylmalate dehydratase large subunit codes for the protein MGMTITEKILASHAGKAYVEPGEIIDAEIDLALANDITAPLSLEEFEKVGATKVFDNDKVVFVLDHFTPNKDILSAENCKKIREFSIKHSITHFYEGGQCGVEHALLPEAGLVLPGDLVIGADSHTCTYGALGAFATGMGSTDITYGMVTGRTWLKVPENIKFICHGKWQEWVTGKDLILHIIGKIGVDGALYASMEFDGEAIAALSMDSRFTIANMAIEAGGKNGIFKVDEKTLEYVKERSMRPYRVFESDKDAKYREVYEIDAGSIGLNVACPSLPSNVKNVDELKGVHVDQVIIGSCTNGRIEDLEIAARILKGRKTAKHTRCIVIPATPKIYAEALKRGFFEVFLEAECIISPPTCGPCLGGHMGILAKGERAVATTNRNFIGRMGHPESEVYLSGPAVAAASAIKGEIAHPREVL